The genomic region TTCGAGCAAAGGCGCAAGCATCACAAGCTAAGCAAGTGGTCAGCTTTGGGACTAGGGCGGTCAATTTTGGTCAGCAGAAGTTAAATTACCCCAAAGATTTCCACCGGGAAGGCGTGCAAGAAGTTGAAGTTTTACCAACTGGATATACGGCCCCTGGAACCGTGGTTTTAACCAATGGGCAAGCACAGATGAAAATTATTTTTAGTTTGGGAGGAGGTGACTACCGTGTGGTTTGGTAGTAGACAGCCGGGCTTTGTCCTGGCGGAAGGATTGTTGGCCCTTAGTTTGCTGGTCACCGCCATCCTTTTAGAAGAAGAACAGGTTCAACAATTTCAAAAACAGCAAAGGCAGTTAATTCAAGATGACAAGCGGGCAACTCAGCGGAAAATTAAAGATATGGCAACGTGGCAGCAAGTTCAAGCTGACTTTGGCCGCCTTCACCCTGATCGAGGCGGTCATCGCCCTTCTAGTGGTGGGGATGGCCCTCAGCCTGATCCTGCTGGTTTGGCTTCAACTGAAACAAAGCTGGCAGACCAATCCTCAGCCAACCCTGCAGACCGCCCTGAATCAGCTCCAGGAGCAAAATTACCAGTTGAAAAACACGCAGCCCAGTGAGGTTGACCTAGTTAATGAAAAAGGTAAGCCAGCCCATCTTTTAGTTAAAAATCATAAGTTGCGGGTTGCTAGTGAGGGACGAGGTCAGGTGATTTTGATGCAGGGTGTTGTGACAATGAACGTTGAGGCCCACCCTGGGTATGACCTGATTCAACTCACCATGGTGGACAAGCAGGTTGCTAGGGGCATCTTATTCCTACCGCAAAAATTCAAAGAGGAGGTCAGCGATGGCAAACAGCCGAATTGATGTAAGGCCGGGTCAGCCCGCCTACATTTTAGTGACGGTTCTTGTGTTTCTGGGACTGCTGGCCGCCTTTTTCCTCCTGCAGCAGCAACACTTTAGTGCCCAGTTGCGCACCCAGCAGGCGCTGAACCGCCAAAGTCAACTTGAAAACCTACAAATTGAGGCTAGTGCTAACTACTGGGCCAACCATGTTAAAGATTTCGACCTGGCGGGCGTCCACTGCCAGGTTGAAGGGGAGATGATTAAGATTGACTGGCGGGG from Leuconostocaceae bacterium ESL0723 harbors:
- a CDS encoding type II secretion system protein is translated as MTSGQLSGKLKIWQRGSKFKLTLAAFTLIEAVIALLVVGMALSLILLVWLQLKQSWQTNPQPTLQTALNQLQEQNYQLKNTQPSEVDLVNEKGKPAHLLVKNHKLRVASEGRGQVILMQGVVTMNVEAHPGYDLIQLTMVDKQVARGILFLPQKFKEEVSDGKQPN
- a CDS encoding type II secretion protein codes for the protein MKLTRPSFTLVEAVITLFLVAALMLFGLHLNQRRSDMTLTHQQWEASFASQWQAVRAKAQASQAKQVVSFGTRAVNFGQQKLNYPKDFHREGVQEVEVLPTGYTAPGTVVLTNGQAQMKIIFSLGGGDYRVVW